The sequence CCGCCGACCCCGGTCCCGCGCTCGTGGTCGCGATGAGCGACATGCGCGACCGGTTCCGCCTGGTCGCCAACGTCGTCGAGAACGTCGACGCCCCTGACCTGCCGAAGCTTCCCGTGGGCCGCGCGGTGTGGAAGCCGCAGCCCGACTTCGCCACCTCCGCCGCGTGCTGGCTGACCGCGGGCGCCGCGCACCACACCGTCATGACGACCGCCGTCGGCCTCGAGGTCTTCCGCGACTTCGCCGAGATCGCCGGCACCGAGCTCGCCGTCATCGACGACGACACCACCGTCCACGCGTTCCAGCGCGAGCTGCGGTGGAACCAGGCGTACTACCGGCTCGCTCAGGGACTCTGAGCGCGCGACCCGACCCGACCCGAGGAGCTCTCACCGATGAGAACGCAACCGACCCTCCCCGCGCGCGCCGCGCGCCGACGCGCCATCGCAGCGGGTGTCGCGGCATCCGTCGCCGTGTCGCTGATGGGCTTCACGGCACCGTTGGCGGCGACCGCGGCCGAGGTGCCCGCACCCACGGCGCACTACGACATGTCGCACGCGGGCGGGAGCCTGCTCGACGTGTCGGGCAACGGGCGCCACGCCGCGCTCACGGGCCTCACCGACGCGTCGTTCGCCGACGCGGCCGGTGACGACGTGCTGCGGTTCCGCGCCGACGGCTACGCATCGCTGCCGCAGGGGCTCGTGACCGGCGCCGACAACGACTTCACGGTCGAGTACACGGTCTCGACGCAGACCGCGGCCAACCACTTCGGCTGGGTGATCGGCGACGGCGTCGGACCGTGGAACACCACCCAGCTCGGCAATCACATCTTCCTGAGCCCGCGATCGGCGCAGGGCGGCTACACCAACCAGGTGCTCGCCGCCATCCGCGTGAAGTCGGGCACCGACAACGGCGAGTCGCGCATGCCCGCGGGCGGCGGCCTCAACCCGGGCTTCACGACCCTCACGATGGTCGGCTCGGGAAGTACGCTGACGCTGTACCGCGACGGTGCCGTGATCTCGACGCTCACGCACGCGCGCTCGCTCAGCTCGATCATCCCGAGCGGCAGCGTGCTGGGCTATCTGGGCCGGTCCCTGTACCAGGGCGACCCGCTCCTGCGTGCCGACGTCGCCGACGTGAAGGTGTGGGATGTCGCCCTCACCGCCGAGGAGGTCACCGCCAGCATGCCGACCGCCGCTGAGAAGACCGCGGCGACGGCCGCACTGCTGCGCGGCGACGTGCTCGCCGTCATGCTGGGCGCCAACCCCGCACTCGACAGCGTGTCGAGCAAGCTGACGCTTCCGGCATCCGTCAACGGCGTGAGCCTCACGTGGGCCTCGTCGGCCCCCGAGATCGTGTCGGCCACCGGCGTCGTCACGCGGACGATCACCGAGAACGCGTCGGCGACGCTCACGGCCACGACCTCGCTCGGCACGACGCTCACATTCGAGGTGACGGTGCTCGCACCGGCCGTCTCGGCCGACCTCGACGCGATCTCGCTCGCCGCGCGCACCACCGAGCACCTGCCGCTGGTCACGTCGGGCGCCGTCAACGGCGCGTCGATCGCGTGGACGTCGTCCGACCCGCAGCTGGTGACGCCGACGGATGCCTCGTACGCGGCGCCCGCCGTGGGCGCAGCGGACCCCTACCGCGGGGGCGGCCTGGTGACGCGGCCGGCGTACGGCTCGGGCGACCGCGAGGTCACCCTCACCGCGACCGCCACGCTCAACGGCGAGACGGCGCAGCGCACGTTCCAGGTGTCGGTCGCCGAGAAGGGCCGCTGGGCGCCCGACAGGGGCTACGCCGCGGCGTACTTCAAGTCCGACAGCGACGAGAAGATCTACCAGGCGGCGACCTCGGGCAACGACTTCTTCACGTTCTCGCCCGTCAACGGCGGCAGCGCCGTGATCACGTCGACCGCCGACACGAAGGGCCTGCGCGACCCGTACATCCTCCGCTCGAGCCAGGGCGACAAGTACTACATGATCGCGACCGACCTCTGCATCGGCTGCGGCACCGGCTGGGGGCCCGCGCAGTCCGCGGGCAGCCTCAAGGTGCACGTGTGGGAGTCGACGGATCTGGTCGAATGGACTCGGACGAACGGCGAGAACGCCGGCATCACGATCAACCAGCCCGAGGCCGGCATGACGTGGGCGCCGGAGGCGTACTGGGACGACGAGCTGCAGTCGTACGTGGTGTTCTTCGCCTCGCGCCTGTACTCCGACGCGAGCCACACGAACACCGACAAGCTCTACGCGCGCATGTTCTACGTCCTGACGCGAGACTTCAAGACGTTCACGTATCCGCCGGCGACGTGGCAGGACACCGGGTACGCGCGGATCGACTCCACGGTGACGAGGATCGGCGACTACTACTACCGATTCACCAAGAACGAGGAGAGCGGCGCGGCCGGCATCCTGGAGGCGGGCAAGGACATCTTCCTGGAGCGGTCGAAGGTGCTCACGTCTCCCACGACGCAGTCGAACTGGTCGGGTAACCCCGAGACGACGTGGCAGCTCACCGACACCCGGATGACGAGCCTCGAGACCGGGCAGTCGGGTGAGGGTCCGCAGGTGGTCAAGCTGAACGACGGCGACCCGAACAACAACGCGGCGGGCGACGGGTACGTGTTCCTCGTCGACAACTACGGGGCGGGCGGCTACCGCGCGTTCGTCACGTCGGAGCAGGCCATCGCGTCCAGCACGCAGGCCGACCGGCTGTCGCACCGGGCGGAGTGGAACGTCCGGCCCATCGGCGGCCTGCCGGCGAGCCCGCGACACGGCTCGTTCGTGAGCGTGACGCAGTCCGTGCTCGACGCGATGCACGGCTGGACCGCCGTCGAAGCGGTCGACTCGGTCACCGAGCTCACCGTCGACGGCCGCACCGCCACAGCCCGGGTGACCGCGGCCGACGAGGGCGAGGTCGCCGGGACGGTGACGTTCTCGGGCGGCCAGTGGAGCGCCACCGTCGACCTGGACGGCGGCACCGCGACCGTCGACGTGCCCGACGGTGTGTCGTCGGTCACGGCGCACTACGACGGCTACGGCGACGACCTGGTCGCCGTCTCGACCTCGGAGACGGTGTCGCTCGGCCTCGACCTCGCGGCCACCGCCATCACGCGCTGCGTCGCCGGCAAGGTCACCGAAGTCGTCAGCGTCTCCAACCGCGACGACGTCACCGCCTCGGTCACGGTCGAGGGTCGCTACGGCAGCAAGACGGTGTCGCTCGCCGCGGGCAAGACCGTCTCGGTCAGCTTCACGACGCGTGCCACCGCCATCGTCGCCGGCACCGTGACCGTGACCGCCACGGCGGGCGACGGCCGCACCCACTCGTCGACGACGATCGTGCCGGCCGCCACCTGCCAGTAGACCTCGGTCGCTCCGCACGGCGCGGGTTCCGGTCGCGGAACCCGCGCCGCTCGCGGGATACTGAGGGTCGCCTTCTCCACCGACCATCCAGGGAAACTCACTCATGGCTCGAACCCCCGCATCCGGAACCCAGCACGCGCTCCGCGCCGGCGATTACGAGGCGGTCATCGCGAGCGTCGGCGCGACGCTGCGCTCGCTGACGCACCGCGGGCGTGATCTCGTGGTGCCGTTCGACGCCGACGAGGTGCGCCCCGCGCACCGCGGCGCGACCCTGGCGCCGTGGCCGAACCGCGTCGTCGACGGCGCCTACTCGTTCGGCGGGCGCCAGTTCCAGCTGGCACTCACCGAGCCGGCGCGCTCCCACGCCCTGCACGGGCTCGCGACCTGGCTCGACTTCGAGGCGATCGACAAGGGCCCCGACCACGTGACCCTCGCCGCGGTCGTCCAGCCGCAGACCGCGTACCCGTGGCGGATCATCGTCATCACGCGCTTCGAGCTGGGCCCTGACGGGCTCACGCAGTCGGTGACCGCGCGCAACGAGAGCACCGAGCCGGCGCCGTGGGGCACGGGCCCCCACCCGTACCTCGTCGCCGGCGACGGCCGCGTCGACGACTGGACCCTCGAGCTGCCGGCCCAGCAGGTGCTCGCTGTCACGCCCGACCGCCTCATCCCGACCGAGCTCGTCGGGGTCGACGCGGAGGACCCGGAGCGCTTCGACTTCCGCACTGCGCGGCGCATCGGCGCGGCCGAGATCGACCACGCGTACACCGGGCTCGTCCGCGACGACGACGGCACGACGACCGTGCGCGTGACGGTCGCCGACGGCACGGGGGTCTCGATGTCGTGGGATTCCGCGTGCCCGTGGGTGCAGGTGCACACCGCCGACAAGCCCGAGCCCGCGCAGAGCCGGCTGGGCCTCGCAGTCGAGCCGATGACGTGCGCGCCCGACGCGTTCAACGCCTCGCGCTACGCCTACGACGCGGGGCTCATCGTGGTCGAGCCCGAGGCATCCGCCACCGCTTCCTGGCGCATCGCGGCCATCGCCTGAGGTTCGTTCCGGGCGCGGATGTCACACCGCGGGCACGACCGGTGTCTTCATGTTCAAGGACCCACCTTGGAGGAGACATGACCGGAACCACCCGCGTCCCCACGACCGAGATCACCGGCGTCTACGGCGGTGTGCTGAAATTCGCGATGCGCAAGATGCTCGGCGACGTGCCCGAGTCGGCAGGTGTGCTGTGGCACCACCCTGCGGTGTTCAAGGGCCTCATGGGCATCAACGCCAAGGCCGAGAAGTGGGACGAGCTCGACAAGGGCTTGGGCGTGCTCGCGCACATGGCGACCGCCGCGACGGTGGGCTGCACCGCGTGCCTCGACCTCAACTACTTCATGGCGCACCGCCGCGGGCTCGATGAGGCGAAGGTGCGCGAGGTACCGCGGTGGCGCGAGTCGACGGTGTTCACACCGCTCGAGCGGCGCGTCATGGCGTACGCCGAGGCGATGAGCCAGACGCCGCCTGCGGTCACCGACGAGATGTCGGCGCAGCTGCTCGACGAACTCGGCGCTCCCGCGCTCGTGGAGTTGACCGCCCGCGTCGCGATCATGAACACCGCGTCGCGCATGAACATCGCGCTCGGCATCCATTCCGAGGAGTATGCGGCCGCATGCGGCCTGCCGCCCCTCGCCGAGCGGAGCCCCGTAGGCTCGGCGGCATGAGCACCCCCGCCGGGGCCGCCGACCCCTTCGTCGAGCACCGCGGCCTGCTGTTCACGGTCGCGTACGAGATGCTGGGCTCCGCCGCCGACGCCGAGGACGTCCTGCAGGAGTCATGGCTGCGCTGGGCCGCCGTCGACCGCGACACCGTGCGCGACGAGCGGGCCTACCTGGTGCGCGTCGTCACGCGGCAGGCGCTCAACCACCTCCGGTCGGTGTCGCGACGGCGCGAGGACTACGTGGGGGAGTGGCTGCCCGAGCCGCTGCTGACGAGCCCCGACGTGGCCGACGACGTCGAGCTCGCCGAGAACGTCTCGATCGCGATGCTCACAGTGCTCGAGACGCTCGCACCGACCGAGCGCGCGGTGTTCGTGCTGCGCGAGGTCTTCGACATGCCTTACGACGAGATCGCGGACGCGGTCGAGAAGTCGCCCGCGTCGGTGCGGCAGATCGCGCATCGCGCCCGCGACCACGTCGCGGCCCGGCGTCCGCGCGTGCAGGTCGCGCGGTCGGAGCACGAGCAGGTCGTGGAGCAGCTCGCGCGGGCCGTGAACACCGGCGACCTGCAGGCGCTCATGGATGTGCTCGCGCCGGATGTGGTCTCGGTCGCCGACGGCGGCGGTCGCGTGCGCGGGGCCGCACGCCGGCCGGTGATCGGTGCGGAGAAGCTGGCGAAGTACCTCATGCACGGAGTCGCGAAGTACGCCGGACGCATGACGCTGTCGCCCATACTCGTCAACGGGCAGCCCGGTCTGCGCATGGATGTCGACGGCGAGATCGCCGGCGTGGTGACCGTCACCGTCGAGAACGGGAAGGTGAGCCGCATCTATTCGATCGCCAACCCCGAGAAGCTTGAGCACGTCGACGCGGTGATGCCCCTCAGCCGCTGATCGGCGGCGGGGTGCACTGATGCTGCGGACCGGCGTCGGGGGCGACGAACGCGGGCCGGCCCCCCGGGCGGCCCTGTGTCGCTCGTCTGCGCCCCGGCGCCGAGTCCGCTGCGTCCGCGCCCGTCCCCGCGACGGGGCTCGGGGGCAGACGACGAAGGAGCTCCGATGCCTCGGAGCCCTTCGCGGTCAGGCGAGGCGCTCGCCGTGAGGCGCGGGGTCAGGTGTCGTCCCGCAGGTCTTCCTTGATGTCGTTACGCGCCTTCACCGAGTCGCGTTCCGCCTCGGCCTTCTTGGCCTCCGACTCGGCCTTCATCTCGTCGACCTTGTCGCCGATGCGGTCGGTGGTGTCTTCCCACGTGTCCTTGACCTTCTCGCCCATGGCTTTGGCCGTCTCTTTGGCGTCGTCCATGAATCCCATGCGTGTCTCCTCTCGTGAGGGCGTACTTCGACGGTACGAAGACACGGGTCGCGAAGCAGGGGGCTTGCGCCCTGGGCAACCGCTTGCTACACGGCCGCCCGCTGGTACGGGGCAGACGCGGGGAGGGCAGGCGCAGGGCGGCGCGGGATCTCAGCGCAGCGGCGTCACCGTGTCGATGGCATCGCGCAGCGGGCGCCGCATCACCGACCAGTACCGGGTCGGCGCCACGCGCACGAGCACATCGACCAGCCGCGACTCGCGCCCGATCATCGTGCGGGGCCGGCGCCGGACCGTCGCGTCGACGATGCGGGCCGCGGCATCCGTCGGCTCGGTGTGGTACATCGCCGCCTGCGCGGCGGCGGCCCGCTGCGCGACGGCGGGGTCGATCGCCGCGGCGTAGCGGCCGTGCAGGATGATGCCGGTCTTCACGCCCGCGGGGTAGATCGCGCCGACCGTGACGGTGGAGCGCTCGAGCTCGTGCCGTAGCGACTCGGTGAACCCCCGCACTGCGAACTTGCTCATCGCGTACGGGATGCGCCCCGCGGGGGCGGCGAGACCGTAGATCGAGACGAGGTGCGAGATGTGGGCCGCCGGCTCGCGACGGAGCGCCGGCAGCAGCGCCTTCGTGACGTTCACCGTGCCCCACAGGTTCACGTCCATCAGCCAGCGCATCTCTTCCATCGTCAGCTGGTCGACATCGCCCAGCATCGACGATCCGGCGCATGTGATCAGCGCCTGGATCCGGGGGTGGGATGCCTCGACCTCGGCCGCGAGCGACAGAACGGCGTCGTCGTCGGTGAGGTCGACGACGTGCGTGGTGTGGCCGGTGCCCTCGAGCACTGCCGCGACCGACGCGAGACCCTCCGCGTTGCGGTCCAGGAGCGCCACCCGCGCGCCCCGCGCGGCGAGCTGCTTCGCGACCTCGGCGCCCATGCCGGCTGCGGCCCCGGTGATCACGGCCGTCCTGCCGCGCACGTCCAGCCGCCGCATCCTGCCCATGTGTCCGCCTCTCGTCGCCCCGCCCGCCTTCGCGCCGGCCGCCCCCTACGATTCTCGCCGAGTCGTGAGCGCTCACGGGACGCTAGCCTTTCCGAGGGAGGTGCGATGGGCAAGACCGCAGAGGCGATCGCCGAGGGCGTGTCCATCGCGTCCGCCGCGGCGCGCCTGACGATCCGCAACCGC comes from Microbacterium cremeum and encodes:
- a CDS encoding immunoglobulin-like domain-containing protein, with product MRTQPTLPARAARRRAIAAGVAASVAVSLMGFTAPLAATAAEVPAPTAHYDMSHAGGSLLDVSGNGRHAALTGLTDASFADAAGDDVLRFRADGYASLPQGLVTGADNDFTVEYTVSTQTAANHFGWVIGDGVGPWNTTQLGNHIFLSPRSAQGGYTNQVLAAIRVKSGTDNGESRMPAGGGLNPGFTTLTMVGSGSTLTLYRDGAVISTLTHARSLSSIIPSGSVLGYLGRSLYQGDPLLRADVADVKVWDVALTAEEVTASMPTAAEKTAATAALLRGDVLAVMLGANPALDSVSSKLTLPASVNGVSLTWASSAPEIVSATGVVTRTITENASATLTATTSLGTTLTFEVTVLAPAVSADLDAISLAARTTEHLPLVTSGAVNGASIAWTSSDPQLVTPTDASYAAPAVGAADPYRGGGLVTRPAYGSGDREVTLTATATLNGETAQRTFQVSVAEKGRWAPDRGYAAAYFKSDSDEKIYQAATSGNDFFTFSPVNGGSAVITSTADTKGLRDPYILRSSQGDKYYMIATDLCIGCGTGWGPAQSAGSLKVHVWESTDLVEWTRTNGENAGITINQPEAGMTWAPEAYWDDELQSYVVFFASRLYSDASHTNTDKLYARMFYVLTRDFKTFTYPPATWQDTGYARIDSTVTRIGDYYYRFTKNEESGAAGILEAGKDIFLERSKVLTSPTTQSNWSGNPETTWQLTDTRMTSLETGQSGEGPQVVKLNDGDPNNNAAGDGYVFLVDNYGAGGYRAFVTSEQAIASSTQADRLSHRAEWNVRPIGGLPASPRHGSFVSVTQSVLDAMHGWTAVEAVDSVTELTVDGRTATARVTAADEGEVAGTVTFSGGQWSATVDLDGGTATVDVPDGVSSVTAHYDGYGDDLVAVSTSETVSLGLDLAATAITRCVAGKVTEVVSVSNRDDVTASVTVEGRYGSKTVSLAAGKTVSVSFTTRATAIVAGTVTVTATAGDGRTHSSTTIVPAATCQ
- a CDS encoding aldose 1-epimerase family protein, which translates into the protein MARTPASGTQHALRAGDYEAVIASVGATLRSLTHRGRDLVVPFDADEVRPAHRGATLAPWPNRVVDGAYSFGGRQFQLALTEPARSHALHGLATWLDFEAIDKGPDHVTLAAVVQPQTAYPWRIIVITRFELGPDGLTQSVTARNESTEPAPWGTGPHPYLVAGDGRVDDWTLELPAQQVLAVTPDRLIPTELVGVDAEDPERFDFRTARRIGAAEIDHAYTGLVRDDDGTTTVRVTVADGTGVSMSWDSACPWVQVHTADKPEPAQSRLGLAVEPMTCAPDAFNASRYAYDAGLIVVEPEASATASWRIAAIA
- a CDS encoding carboxymuconolactone decarboxylase family protein, whose amino-acid sequence is MTGTTRVPTTEITGVYGGVLKFAMRKMLGDVPESAGVLWHHPAVFKGLMGINAKAEKWDELDKGLGVLAHMATAATVGCTACLDLNYFMAHRRGLDEAKVREVPRWRESTVFTPLERRVMAYAEAMSQTPPAVTDEMSAQLLDELGAPALVELTARVAIMNTASRMNIALGIHSEEYAAACGLPPLAERSPVGSAA
- a CDS encoding RNA polymerase sigma-70 factor; translation: MSTPAGAADPFVEHRGLLFTVAYEMLGSAADAEDVLQESWLRWAAVDRDTVRDERAYLVRVVTRQALNHLRSVSRRREDYVGEWLPEPLLTSPDVADDVELAENVSIAMLTVLETLAPTERAVFVLREVFDMPYDEIADAVEKSPASVRQIAHRARDHVAARRPRVQVARSEHEQVVEQLARAVNTGDLQALMDVLAPDVVSVADGGGRVRGAARRPVIGAEKLAKYLMHGVAKYAGRMTLSPILVNGQPGLRMDVDGEIAGVVTVTVENGKVSRIYSIANPEKLEHVDAVMPLSR
- a CDS encoding SDR family NAD(P)-dependent oxidoreductase — encoded protein: MGRMRRLDVRGRTAVITGAAAGMGAEVAKQLAARGARVALLDRNAEGLASVAAVLEGTGHTTHVVDLTDDDAVLSLAAEVEASHPRIQALITCAGSSMLGDVDQLTMEEMRWLMDVNLWGTVNVTKALLPALRREPAAHISHLVSIYGLAAPAGRIPYAMSKFAVRGFTESLRHELERSTVTVGAIYPAGVKTGIILHGRYAAAIDPAVAQRAAAAQAAMYHTEPTDAAARIVDATVRRRPRTMIGRESRLVDVLVRVAPTRYWSVMRRPLRDAIDTVTPLR